The Flavobacteriales bacterium genome contains the following window.
GGAGTACGTGACCGCCTTGCGCGAGATCGACGGCATGCTGATGAAGCGCATTGCCACCATCGCCAAGGTGGGTTACGTCACCACCTGCATCCTCAACGGCGAGGAGGTGAAGAAGCAAGAGGAACTGGAGCGTGGACTATCGGCCAAGCGCGCGGCCATGGTGGGCGAAGCGCGCGCATGGGCCGAAGAACACCGGCCGAAGAGCAGCGGCAAGACCGGTCGGAAGCGCAAGCAGCGTTCAGGCACTGACGACGTGCCGGATGGCGCCGGTAGCGTAGACCCACCGGGTCGGCCCGCAAAAGGCGCCACCTACGAGAAGACCTACGCACTGCACAAAGCGGGATGGACGTTGGACCAGATCGCCGCTGAACGCAGCATGGCCAAGAGCACCATCGAAGGGCACTTCGCTCGGGGCATCGGAGAAGGTCTGTTGGACATCGAAAGTCTGATGCCCGCAGGAGAACGCGACGCCATTGCGGACTGGATGCGTGAGCACCCGACCGAAGGCCTCAACGGCGCACAGAAGAACTTCGAAGGAAAGTTCAGCTACGGGCAGCTCAGGATGGTGCAGGCGTGGGTGAAGAAAGGAGAGTGAGCGATGTGCACCAGCAGCGACCCCGTCCGCAGGAGCCTCTTTTCCAGATGGATCCGCCGGGCGTGGTTGACCCTAGCGGCTTGTGCCTTCGTTGTGGTGCTGGCCGCCGTGCTCTTCCGCGTCGACGGCTTCGTCAGCCTAGCCAATGAGCCGATGGTGGCCACCCTGTACTGCGCTATGGTCGCCGCGATGCTCCTGGGGTTTCTATGTTCTGTACTACTTCTCGTGGTGTATGGAATTCGGGGCTACAAGCGGTGGTCGCGACCGCGTGTTGACCGGAGATAGCCCGGCACTCCGGCCGGGCTGTTCATCGGTCGATCAACGAACGTTAACGACCTTCATTGCCATTGCGTGGAACAACAAGCGTTGGTCCCCGCATGGCCGCTTCGCACCCAACTACCTTCACCCCCGCACACCAGAATGCGCATTCGCGCGTTGTGCCTTCTCACCAACCCTATCCGCTCCCTGATATGAACGTTCCCATCCTCTGGGCCGACGACGAGATCGACCTCCTGCGCCCCCACGTGCTCTTCCTGCAAGAGAAGGGCTACGCCGTGGACACCGTGAACAACGGCATCGACGCCGTTGACAAGGTGAAGGCCAAGGAGTACAGCGCCATCCTGCTTGATGAGAACATGCCCGGCCTCAGTGGCCTGGAGACCTTGCAGAAGATCAAAGCCTTCGCGCCCCAAACGCCCGTGGTGATGATCACCAAGAGCGAGGAGGAACACATCATGGACGATGCGATCGGCAGCAAGATCAGCGACTACCTGATCAAGCCGGTGAACCCCAACCAGATCCTGTTGGCGCTGAAGAAGCACATCGACGGGCGCCGCCTGGTGAGCGAGAAGACCAACACCAACTACCAGCGCCAGTTCGGGCAGTTGAGCCTTCGGATCAGCGACCGCCTGAGCATACAGGAATGGAAGGAGCTCTACAGCGACCTGGTGCGCTGGGAGCTGGAATTGCAAGGCGGCCAGGACAGCGGCATGGTGGAGATCCTGCGCAGCCAATGGAACGATGCCAACGAAGTCTTCTGCCGTTACGTGGGCGACCGATACATCGACTGGGTGAACGGCAAAGGCCAGGACATCCCGCTGCAGAGCCACCAGTTGTTCCGCACGAAAGTCGCGCCGCACCTGAAGGACGGGCAGCCGCTCTTCATGGTGCTCATCGACAACCTGCGGCTGGACCAATGGCGCATCCTGGAACCCATCATCGGCGAGTACTTCCGCGTGGAAGAGCAGGACGTGTTCTTCAGCATCCTGCCTACCGCCACGCAATACGCCCGCAACGCGCTCTTCGCCGGGGTGATGCCGAGCGAGATCGAGAAGCGCTTCCCCGGCAAGTGGATCGGGGAGGAAGAAGAGGGCAGCAAGAACGCGCACGAGGAAGAGTTCCTCGGCGACCAGTTGAAGCGCCTGGGCAAGAACGTGAAGTACAGCTACCACAAGATCACCAACCTGGCGCAGGGCCGCAAGTTGGCTGACACGCTGGACAATCTGATGGGCAACGGCTTCAACGCCATCGTGTACAACTTCGTGGACATGCTGAGCCACGCGCGTACCGAGATGGAAGTGATCCGCGAGCTGGCCGAAGACGAACCCGCCTACCGCAGCCTCACCAAGAGCTGGTTCGAGCACAGCCCGCTGCTGGACATCATCAAAGGCATTGCGCAGCGCGGTGGCCGCATGGTCATCTGCACCGACCACGGCACCGTGCGCGTGACCGAACCCACCAAGGTGGTGGGCGACCGCAACACCACCAGCAACCTGCGCTACAAGCACGGCAAGAACCTCACGTACGAAGCGCGCGAGGTCTTCGCCATCAAGGATCCCGCGAAGGCGTTCCTGCCGCGCACCAACGTGAGCACGGTGTACGTGTTCACGCGCAAGAACCAGTACTTCGTCTATCCGAACAACTACAACCAGTTCGTCAACTTCTACCGCAACACCTTCCAGCACGGTGGCATCAGCATGGAGGAGATGATGGTGCCGGTGGCGTACTTGACGCCGAGGTGAGCAAGGGCGTTCAGCCCAAGTGACAAAGCACAAGTGTCAAGTGCCAAGGCGCAAGGCAGAAGCAACACTCTCGTCATCCAGAGGAGTCCCCGACGAGGGATCCCGCCTGAACCCGTGGTGTAACGCTGGCGTGGCCCAGCTCTCCCGTCATCCCGACGAGGAACCTGTCCTGACGAAGGAGAGAAGGAACCCCGCCAGGACCAATGGCACATAGCTGGCGTAGCCGGATCCCGTTGTGTCCGAACATCACGCGGGATCCCTCCTTCGCCGGGATGACCCAACAATGGCGTTGTGCCGGGCAACTCAAGTCCTTGCCCGCCGAGCCACCATTGCGTGCACCACATAGAGCAGCCCTGGCACCGCGAGCCACAAGAACTGTGGCCGCAACAAGTCGGGGCGCAGCACCAACAGGCCCGCGAGGCTGAGCACGACGAGCGCACCACCAAGTAGTTCCCACTTGTACGCCAGCGCCAGACCGATGCTCGTGCACACGGGGAAAAGCAGAAATGAGAGCATGTCCGCCTTGTTGTTGAACTCCCATGCGTTCGGGCCGTTCGCGTCGCCAGAGAGGTGACCGAAGAGCATGAACAACAGGAAGCCGAGCAACAAAGTGCCGGTGACGCGGGCTAACCAGTACACCGAACGTTCGGCGAAAGATGCGTGTGCCATTCGGACAAAGATGCGCCAGCACTGCGATCGGGCAACACTGTAAGAACCTGCTTGGGATCTCTTGAACGCAGGGCTCCAAGGCTATTTTCCGTTCAGGCGCATCCGGAATATCATCGCGTAGCGGTGCCTACGGGATCATTTTCCGGCGAAGCATGGGCGGAAAAGAGACCGGAGAGCGGGTTTGAAGAGATGCCAAACAGGCTCTAAGACCGGCTTGGCGCCAGGCCTTCTCCACAAGAGGTGCCCATGGCCTCATCGGAGGTTTCCCTTGACCTCCGTCCCCCTGCACCGACACTTTTTCCTCAACGCTGCGATTTGCACAACTCACGGGTGGCGGTCTTCGGTGGCCCATGCAGGCAGGTACTTTGCACTCGCCCGGCGGGCATCCGTTCCATGAGCCAACTTCCCCTGATCGCCGTGTTCCGTGGAGGCTACACTGGTGAAAGCGTCATCAGCATGCAGAGCGCCAAGCGCATGATGGACGCCATCGACACCACGCGCTTCCAACCGCTCTACATCACGGTGGCGCGCGACCAATGGACCTGCGCCACGGCGGAGGAACGGCCAAAACCGCTGGACCGCGGAAAGCTGTCCGTGATCCTGGACAAGGAGATGCGACCGTTCAGCGCAGCGCTCATCGCCATCCACGGCGCTCCCGGCGAAGACGGCAAACTGCAAGGGTATTTGGACATGCTCGGCGTTCCATACCAGACCGGTGGTGTGCTCACCATGGCCGTCAGCTTCAGCAAGTTCAGCACGGTGAGCCTGCTGCGGCAGATGGGCTTCAAGGTTGCGCCATCAGTACTGCTGCACCAAGGCACGGCGCACAGCACCGAGAGCATTTTGGCTGAAGTCGGCCTGCCATGCTTCGTGAAGCCCGACGAAAGCGGCAGCAGCTTGGGCATCAGCAAAGCGAAGACCCGCGAGGACCTTGCGCCCGCGTTGGACAAAGCCTTTGCCGAAGGACGTACCGTGATGGTGGAAGGCGCGGTGACCGGGCGCGAACTCACGTGCGGCGTGATCCACCTGAACGGCACCACCACCGCCCTGCCCATTTGCGAAGTGCGGCACACACACGAGTTCTTCGACTACGAAGCGAAGTACCACGCCAAGGACACCGAGGAACTGGTGCCTGCCCCCCTGCCCGATGATGTGACCGCCTTGGTGCAGGAGCGCAGCCGTCGGATCTACGAAGCACTTGGCTGCCGTGGCATGGTGCGCGTGGACCACATCTGGACCGGCACCGAGCTCTGCACCATCGAAGTGAACACCACGCCCGGCTTCAGCGGAGCGAGCATCTTCCCGAAGATGTTGGAGGTTGCGGGCATCGGCGTGGCCCCTGCGGTGAACGGCCTCATCGAAGGCATGCTGGCCGGGCGTTGAACACCCCGGCCCATGCGGGCGCTAGCGTAGTTTCGACCGCTGAAAGGAGATCGTATGAACCCCATCCCAGAGCCCATCACGCTACCAGCGCACAGCCTGCATGTGGGCCTGTTGCTCGGGCCCGGGTTCGCCGGTTGGTGCGCGCACGAACGCAGCAGCGGCAAACTGATCACGCTGCACACCGCCTTCCGCGCTGAGCTGCCACATACCGATCTGATACCACGCGAAGCAGCTTCAGCCTCGTGCGTGGTACTTCCCGAGTGGAGCATCCTGGTGCCCGAAAGCGCGTTGGTGCCCGGTTCGGAGGCTGTTCACTGGGGAGCATCGTTCGGACGCGAGCCGCTGGGCACGTTGCGAACGGAAGGGCTGGAACTGTTGGATGCGCAAACCATCCACACGCACGATCCGGCCATGGAACG
Protein-coding sequences here:
- a CDS encoding D-alanine--D-alanine ligase, coding for MSQLPLIAVFRGGYTGESVISMQSAKRMMDAIDTTRFQPLYITVARDQWTCATAEERPKPLDRGKLSVILDKEMRPFSAALIAIHGAPGEDGKLQGYLDMLGVPYQTGGVLTMAVSFSKFSTVSLLRQMGFKVAPSVLLHQGTAHSTESILAEVGLPCFVKPDESGSSLGISKAKTREDLAPALDKAFAEGRTVMVEGAVTGRELTCGVIHLNGTTTALPICEVRHTHEFFDYEAKYHAKDTEELVPAPLPDDVTALVQERSRRIYEALGCRGMVRVDHIWTGTELCTIEVNTTPGFSGASIFPKMLEVAGIGVAPAVNGLIEGMLAGR
- a CDS encoding PglZ domain-containing protein, encoding MNVPILWADDEIDLLRPHVLFLQEKGYAVDTVNNGIDAVDKVKAKEYSAILLDENMPGLSGLETLQKIKAFAPQTPVVMITKSEEEHIMDDAIGSKISDYLIKPVNPNQILLALKKHIDGRRLVSEKTNTNYQRQFGQLSLRISDRLSIQEWKELYSDLVRWELELQGGQDSGMVEILRSQWNDANEVFCRYVGDRYIDWVNGKGQDIPLQSHQLFRTKVAPHLKDGQPLFMVLIDNLRLDQWRILEPIIGEYFRVEEQDVFFSILPTATQYARNALFAGVMPSEIEKRFPGKWIGEEEEGSKNAHEEEFLGDQLKRLGKNVKYSYHKITNLAQGRKLADTLDNLMGNGFNAIVYNFVDMLSHARTEMEVIRELAEDEPAYRSLTKSWFEHSPLLDIIKGIAQRGGRMVICTDHGTVRVTEPTKVVGDRNTTSNLRYKHGKNLTYEAREVFAIKDPAKAFLPRTNVSTVYVFTRKNQYFVYPNNYNQFVNFYRNTFQHGGISMEEMMVPVAYLTPR